The following DNA comes from Clostridia bacterium.
ATCTAAAAAAGGCTTTTAATTTATAAGCATAAACACAAAAACAACAAAAACAAGCCGGGGGGACGTTTCGTTTGACACAGTTTTTTAAAAAACTGTGTCAAACGAAACGTCCCCCCGGCCTACTTTTTATTTAATCTTTTGTAACTACTATATCGGCTCCGCTGTCAAGAATGTTTTGGATAACAACCTGACCTATTTCTAAAGGACTCTCTATTTCTACTTTCTTCAGCGCATCCATACATTCAAACATCAAATCCTTGGGTATGGGCTTATTGCTCCTGACAGAAACAACTGGCAGATGATAATTTCTGGTCTTTACAGTTGTAGTTAAAATTCTCATAGGATTTAAAAATTCACTTACAGCATATTGCTCTC
Coding sequences within:
- a CDS encoding DUF1667 domain-containing protein is translated as MMEQKKVTCVVCPIGCEILVKGDKQRIVQISGIKCKRGEQYAVSEFLNPMRILTTTVKTRNYHLPVVSVRSNKPIPKDLMFECMDALKKVEIESPLEIGQVVIQNILDSGADIVVTKD